The Streptomyces cyaneogriseus subsp. noncyanogenus region GCGGGGCGTCATCTCGTGACACCCGATGGCACCGGATGGCATCACGCTGACACCCATGGCGCCAGAGTGATGCCGGGGGGACACCACCGAGAAGGCGTTCCGTGCCGCCCGGGGCCACCGTCCCGCGCCGGGGCGGACACGGCGCGGGGCGGGGCGGGACGCGGCACGGCACGGCACGGCCAGGGGGCCGGCCGGGGGCCGGGGCGGGTCAGCGGAACAGGCCGGCCGGGACCGCGCGTGCCAGGGCGGCGTAGCCGGTGGGGTTGAGGTGGAGGTGGTCGCCCTCGTCGTAGAGCGGGTGCAGGCGGGCCGGGGCGTCCGGGTCGCGGACGGCCCGGTCGAAGTCGATCACCGCGTCGAAGGTGCCGCTGGTGCGGATCCAGTCGTTGACCCGCCGGCGGGCCGCCTCGCGTACGCCGCCCGGGTCGTCGTACATCTGGTTCCCGCCGATCGGGGTGAGGGTGGCGCCGTAGACGCGCAGGCCCTGGGCGTGGGCGCGGGTGACGATCTGCCGGTAGGCGAGGATCAGGTCGTCGGCGGTGCGCCGCTGGGCGGCCTCGGTGGCCTGCGCGGTGCCCAGGTCGTTGACGCCCTCGAAGACCAGCAGCCAGCGTGCCCCGCTGCGGGCGAGGACGTCCCGGTCCAGGCGGGCCAGCGCGTTCGGGCCGAGTCCGTCGTTGAGGACGCGGTTGCCGCCGGCCGCCTGGTTGACGACGGCGACGCGCGAGGCCGGGGCCGTGGCCGCCAGGCGGTCCTGGAGCAGGTCGGGCCAGCGGTTGTTGGCGTTGGTGGTCGAACCGCGCCCGTCGGTGAGGGAGTCGCCGAGCACGACGGCGGCCGCGGCGCGCGGGTGGGCCCAGGTCTCGGCGCCGCTGAGGAAGTACCAGTGGTCGACCCCGGTGGCGCCCGGCAGTTCGGTGGCGGTGGTGTGATCGCCCTTGATCAGGTACGAGGTGGTGCGTGATCCGGGGTGCGAGGTGATCGACGACGACGCCTGCCCGCCGGCGAGGTACACCGTCACCGTCAGGTTGGTCCGGGCCGGCACCTTCATGGGGACCGGGTCGGAGACCATCTGCGCGCCCGTCGGCACGACGGCCGAGGGCCGTCCGCCGAAGGTGACCGGCCGGGAGGAGCCCGGCTCGAT contains the following coding sequences:
- a CDS encoding SGNH/GDSL hydrolase family protein; the protein is MTSVLERSRRALARLVHTAVPLVRTAAVAGVAVAVTTTVSALGAPGGGTGAAAAPGGAHWVDTWTSMPQLTEAHNMPPAPFTEGELVLDDSTLRQTIRTTIAGDRLRLRFSNAFGGTALPITRVSVALPAGGVAGVAGIEPGSSRPVTFGGRPSAVVPTGAQMVSDPVPMKVPARTNLTVTVYLAGGQASSSITSHPGSRTTSYLIKGDHTTATELPGATGVDHWYFLSGAETWAHPRAAAAVVLGDSLTDGRGSTTNANNRWPDLLQDRLAATAPASRVAVVNQAAGGNRVLNDGLGPNALARLDRDVLARSGARWLLVFEGVNDLGTAQATEAAQRRTADDLILAYRQIVTRAHAQGLRVYGATLTPIGGNQMYDDPGGVREAARRRVNDWIRTSGTFDAVIDFDRAVRDPDAPARLHPLYDEGDHLHLNPTGYAALARAVPAGLFR